From the genome of Scytonema hofmannii PCC 7110, one region includes:
- a CDS encoding ABC exporter membrane fusion protein, whose translation MLNNLSKQKNQWMMALVIGATVMMGGTVVYSISQFGGVSQKPTPLVTTSPMKKVTALGRLEPESEVIKLSAPLALDGDRLTKLLVQEGDRVKVGQVVAILDSRDKLQDALKKAQEQVKMAQAKLAQVKAGAKTGEIAAQKATIERLKAQLQGDIATQKAIITRRQSELNIARAEYDRYQILYREGAESALNFDNKRLAFETAQTKLIEAKANRNRTADTLQAEIAEAKATLDKIAEVRPVDVGTAQAEVDDAIASVKQAQTDLEKAYIRSPISGNILKIRTREGEKMSESGIVDLAQTDRMVAVAEVYQSDIVQVKLGQKATVTGQAVTGKLLGSVSQIGLQVDKQNVFSNQPGENLDKRVVEVKIRLSPEDSKKVAGLTNLQVQTAIEL comes from the coding sequence ATGTTAAATAATTTATCTAAACAAAAAAATCAATGGATGATGGCTTTAGTTATCGGTGCTACTGTCATGATGGGTGGAACAGTTGTTTATAGCATTTCTCAGTTTGGAGGTGTCAGTCAAAAACCTACACCGCTGGTAACAACTTCACCAATGAAAAAAGTGACAGCCTTGGGGAGATTGGAACCAGAATCTGAAGTTATTAAGCTGTCTGCACCCCTAGCATTGGATGGCGATCGCTTGACTAAACTCCTGGTTCAAGAGGGCGATCGCGTGAAAGTTGGACAGGTGGTGGCAATTCTCGATTCGAGGGATAAACTGCAAGATGCTCTCAAAAAAGCACAAGAGCAAGTCAAGATGGCTCAAGCCAAACTTGCTCAGGTGAAAGCAGGAGCAAAAACTGGAGAAATCGCCGCTCAAAAAGCCACAATAGAGCGTTTAAAAGCCCAATTACAGGGCGACATTGCAACTCAAAAAGCCATCATTACCCGCCGTCAGTCTGAGTTGAACATTGCTCGTGCAGAATACGATCGCTACCAAATACTATACCGAGAAGGAGCAGAATCTGCCTTGAACTTTGACAACAAAAGATTAGCTTTTGAAACAGCCCAAACAAAATTAATTGAAGCTAAAGCCAATCGGAACCGTACAGCAGATACACTACAGGCAGAAATTGCAGAAGCCAAAGCCACTCTTGATAAAATTGCTGAAGTTCGTCCTGTGGATGTGGGGACGGCGCAAGCAGAAGTTGATGATGCCATTGCATCTGTTAAACAAGCACAAACTGATTTAGAAAAAGCCTACATTAGATCCCCCATTTCAGGAAATATTCTGAAGATTCGCACGCGAGAAGGAGAAAAAATGAGCGAATCCGGAATTGTTGACTTGGCACAAACAGATCGCATGGTCGCCGTAGCAGAAGTATATCAATCTGATATCGTCCAAGTCAAACTCGGACAAAAGGCCACTGTCACAGGTCAAGCCGTGACTGGAAAACTCCTTGGATCTGTTTCCCAGATTGGCTTGCAAGTTGACAAACAAAATGTTTTCAGCAACCAACCAGGAGAGAACTTAGACAAGCGAGTTGTTGAGGTCAAAATTCGTCTTAGCCCTGAAGACAGTAAAAAGGTTGCAGGTTTGACTAATTTACAAGTGCAGACAGCTATCGAACTATAA
- a CDS encoding MlaD family protein, with protein sequence MRSRTFREGSVGLLLLLGLGVFGLIFVWLNRVNAGRNSYKAVVEFANAGGMQKGAVVRYRGVKVGRISDIRPGPNNVEVEIEIGDPNLIIPSDVKVEANQSGLISESVVDITPKTKLIPSSNFTKPLDKNCNSQIIVCNGSRLKGQIGISLDELIRTTTDLATLYTNPQFYKNVNKAVENTAVAAESVAQLSRNLNVLSKSLQQQVNGISETTETIQQATTQLTSSTTTTLNQLSTSTTQTLNQISKTAGQFSGTAGQFGETAREIRLTANQANKLINNLDTVLIDNRSSLVAALNNITETSNALRQTVTSLSPTVNRVTQGQLLQNLETLSANAAQASANLRDVTNTLNNSNNLLVLQQTLDSARVTFENTQKITSDLDELTGDPAFRQNLRQLVNGLSSLVSSTQQMQQEVRVATTLDSIKAVVHNSHIATPPTSTKIPQMKFNIPLDSDRSPMKTSLPTSITFTTDTPSTNQQPIVIDEVVPTVIKSFDKQPQQPQQPQNAITSINSPSSQENLLKQLRQHREGVRE encoded by the coding sequence ATGCGATCGCGAACATTTCGAGAAGGTTCTGTAGGACTATTACTTTTACTAGGATTGGGTGTATTCGGTCTAATTTTCGTATGGTTAAATAGAGTGAATGCTGGACGCAATTCCTACAAAGCTGTTGTTGAATTTGCTAATGCTGGAGGAATGCAAAAAGGCGCAGTTGTCCGGTATCGTGGTGTTAAAGTAGGCAGAATCTCCGACATTAGACCCGGTCCAAATAATGTTGAAGTGGAAATCGAAATTGGCGATCCCAACCTCATTATTCCCAGTGATGTAAAAGTTGAAGCCAATCAATCGGGGTTGATTAGCGAAAGTGTTGTTGATATTACACCAAAAACGAAATTGATCCCCTCTAGTAATTTTACTAAACCCTTGGACAAAAATTGCAATTCCCAAATAATTGTTTGTAATGGCTCTCGGTTAAAAGGTCAAATTGGCATCAGTCTTGACGAACTTATTCGCACGACAACAGATTTAGCCACTCTATACACGAATCCACAATTTTATAAAAATGTTAATAAAGCTGTGGAAAACACTGCAGTTGCGGCAGAAAGTGTTGCTCAATTAAGCCGCAATCTTAATGTTTTAAGCAAAAGCTTACAACAACAAGTCAATGGCATTTCCGAAACAACAGAGACAATTCAACAAGCCACAACTCAACTAACGTCATCTACTACTACAACTTTAAATCAACTTAGTACATCCACTACTCAAACCTTAAACCAGATTAGTAAAACGGCGGGTCAGTTTAGTGGTACTGCAGGGCAATTTGGTGAGACTGCTAGGGAAATCCGTTTAACAGCGAATCAAGCTAATAAACTGATTAACAACCTTGATACCGTGCTCATAGACAACCGTTCTTCACTGGTTGCCGCATTAAATAATATTACTGAAACGAGTAATGCGTTGCGTCAAACAGTGACCAGCTTATCACCTACTGTCAATCGCGTTACCCAAGGGCAATTACTGCAAAATTTAGAAACTCTCTCAGCAAACGCCGCACAAGCTTCTGCCAACTTGCGCGATGTTACCAATACTCTCAACAATTCCAACAATTTATTAGTACTGCAACAAACTCTAGATTCTGCACGAGTAACGTTTGAGAATACCCAGAAAATCACATCCGATTTAGATGAATTGACAGGAGACCCAGCTTTTCGGCAAAACCTCCGACAACTTGTTAATGGTTTAAGTAGCTTGGTGTCTTCCACACAGCAAATGCAGCAGGAAGTACGCGTTGCGACTACTTTGGATTCAATCAAAGCTGTCGTTCATAATTCTCATATTGCAACTCCCCCCACAAGTACAAAGATACCACAGATGAAGTTTAACATTCCATTAGATAGCGATCGCAGTCCCATGAAAACCTCTCTACCAACATCAATTACCTTTACTACTGATACTCCAAGCACAAATCAGCAGCCAATCGTGATTGATGAGGTCGTACCTACGGTGATAAAAAGTTTTGACAAACAACCCCAGCAACCTCAACAACCTCAAAATGCGATAACTTCTATCAATTCCCCTTCATCCCAAGAAAATCTTTTAAAACAACTCAGACAGCATCGTGAAGGTGTGAGGGAGTAG
- a CDS encoding TetR/AcrR family transcriptional regulator — MPKIVDHELYRKELLSKCFDLFADKGYSTITMRQIAEGLGVSTGTLYHYFPNKKALFEQLVEEICERDVSLAMIELEGVQTPKARLDGLGRFLVKKQDYYVKWTYLLVDFCQHPDFKEMQGNDVFRRANKRYEQAFYELLGVEDRVLVWLILSLIDGLFLELLMNNDSISLTEQFDLLSKMVTAYLEKYQGSDQ, encoded by the coding sequence ATGCCAAAAATAGTAGACCATGAGTTGTATCGTAAAGAACTACTCAGCAAATGTTTTGACTTATTTGCAGACAAAGGATACAGCACTATTACTATGCGCCAAATAGCCGAAGGCTTGGGCGTGTCTACCGGAACCCTCTATCATTACTTTCCCAATAAAAAAGCCTTATTTGAGCAATTAGTGGAAGAAATATGCGAGCGAGATGTGTCTTTGGCAATGATTGAGTTGGAAGGGGTACAAACTCCAAAAGCACGATTAGACGGGTTGGGGCGATTTCTGGTTAAAAAGCAGGATTACTACGTTAAGTGGACTTATCTACTTGTTGATTTCTGCCAGCATCCAGACTTTAAGGAGATGCAGGGTAATGATGTGTTTCGGCGTGCCAATAAGCGATACGAACAAGCATTTTATGAGTTGTTAGGTGTTGAAGATCGGGTATTAGTTTGGTTGATTCTGAGCCTAATTGATGGCTTATTTCTGGAATTACTTATGAATAATGACAGTATTTCTCTTACAGAACAATTTGATTTGTTGAGCAAAATGGTAACAGCTTATTTGGAAAAGTATCAAGGGAGTGACCAGTGA
- a CDS encoding histidine phosphatase family protein: MTRVIIVRHGQSTYNAEKRIQGRTDASKLTEQGCADSSKAGKALANIVFSAIYTSPLQRAKDTAETIRNELANHSEQSPLPQTSEKLLEIDLPLWQGLATAEVNEKFAEDYRIWKETPDRLQMLVQNGEETREFFPVLALYEQARQFWQEVLHRHQGETILIVGHNGINRALISTALSIPPSRYHSIQQSNCNISVLNFSGGLGESVQLESLNQTQHLGETFPSLRPNHQGVRLLLVRHGETEWNRQTRFQGQIDVPLNDNGRQQAQKAAQFLKDVAIDFAVSSPMLRPKETAEIILALHPNLELALYDGLREISHGLWEGKLEKEIDQEFPGELHRWRTTPAQVQMPEGENLQQVWDRAVVAWQSIVETALAKGLKTGLVVAHDATNKTLLCHILGLSSEQFWNFRQGNGAVSVIDYPLGANGLPVLQAMNITAHLGGGVLDKTAAGAL, encoded by the coding sequence GTGACCCGTGTAATTATTGTGCGTCACGGTCAAAGCACATACAACGCCGAAAAACGCATACAAGGACGTACTGATGCATCCAAGCTCACAGAACAAGGTTGTGCTGATTCAAGTAAAGCGGGCAAGGCTCTTGCTAATATCGTATTTAGCGCAATATACACTAGTCCCCTACAACGAGCTAAAGACACAGCAGAGACTATCCGCAATGAATTAGCCAATCATTCCGAACAAAGTCCTCTTCCTCAAACTTCTGAGAAATTGTTGGAAATTGACCTTCCTTTATGGCAAGGATTGGCAACTGCTGAAGTCAACGAGAAGTTTGCCGAAGACTACCGCATTTGGAAGGAAACTCCGGATCGACTCCAAATGTTGGTTCAAAACGGTGAAGAAACAAGAGAATTCTTTCCTGTCCTAGCTTTATACGAACAAGCGCGTCAGTTTTGGCAAGAAGTTTTACACCGCCATCAAGGCGAAACTATTCTTATTGTTGGACATAATGGTATTAATCGTGCTTTGATTAGCACGGCACTCTCCATTCCCCCATCTCGCTACCATTCCATACAACAATCCAACTGCAACATTAGCGTCCTCAATTTTTCTGGTGGATTAGGAGAATCAGTCCAACTAGAATCCCTCAATCAAACCCAACATCTTGGAGAAACGTTCCCCTCTTTAAGACCCAATCATCAAGGGGTAAGATTATTATTGGTGCGCCATGGCGAAACTGAGTGGAACCGCCAAACGAGATTTCAGGGTCAAATTGATGTTCCTCTGAATGACAATGGCAGACAGCAAGCCCAGAAAGCCGCCCAATTTCTCAAAGATGTCGCCATTGATTTTGCTGTTAGCAGCCCAATGCTGCGTCCTAAAGAAACAGCAGAAATTATTTTGGCACTCCATCCCAATCTAGAATTGGCTCTCTATGATGGTTTGAGAGAAATCAGCCACGGGCTTTGGGAAGGAAAATTAGAAAAAGAAATAGACCAAGAGTTTCCTGGCGAGTTGCATCGTTGGCGTACAACACCAGCCCAAGTGCAAATGCCAGAAGGGGAAAATTTGCAGCAAGTTTGGGATCGTGCTGTTGTCGCATGGCAATCTATTGTAGAAACAGCATTGGCAAAGGGTCTCAAAACCGGATTAGTTGTTGCTCACGATGCAACTAATAAAACTTTGCTCTGCCATATTCTAGGTTTGTCATCAGAACAATTCTGGAATTTCCGTCAGGGGAATGGTGCAGTTAGCGTTATTGATTACCCCTTGGGCGCTAATGGTTTGCCAGTACTGCAAGCAATGAACATTACCGCTCACTTAGGTGGAGGTGTGTTGGATAAAACAGCAGCAGGAGCGTTGTAG
- a CDS encoding DUF2834 domain-containing protein: MLKTAYFILCVLGTILPLSQFVPFLLENGLDLRLFLEQLFANRISAFFAMDMFVSAIILLVFVFQEGSRLKMKNLWIYVASTLLVGVSLGLPLFLLIRQRELEETAPVVESKE; the protein is encoded by the coding sequence ATGTTGAAAACAGCATACTTTATTCTTTGTGTTTTAGGTACTATTTTACCCTTATCTCAATTTGTCCCATTTCTTTTAGAAAATGGACTAGATCTACGCCTTTTCCTAGAACAGCTTTTTGCCAACAGAATTTCTGCATTCTTTGCTATGGATATGTTTGTCTCAGCAATCATTCTTCTAGTCTTTGTATTTCAGGAAGGTTCACGACTAAAGATGAAGAATTTGTGGATTTATGTTGCAAGTACTTTACTAGTTGGAGTGTCTCTAGGCTTACCTCTATTTCTTCTGATACGACAAAGAGAACTTGAAGAAACAGCACCAGTTGTAGAGAGCAAAGAATGA
- a CDS encoding phytoene desaturase family protein, producing MENIDVIVIGSGIGGLTAAALLARYGKRVVVCESHTVPGGAAHSFKRRGFEFDSGPSFYCGLTGAKSLNPVKQVLDALGESLQTVAYDPLGHYHLPNISFPVYSNAERYCEEIAKRTPQGAREWKQFADRLLPLYEAMKDIPSLVLRADWQLVLVLIGRYLPSLFKMLPNLPLVQSSAGSVMDATVKDPWVRQLIDLECFLLSGLKAHGTIAPEVAFMLGERSRTHVEYPTGGSDAIVKALVRGLERWGGELLLGHHVEQILVETFHGKTRDDKTHDKAQQDKTRHGASLHRVTGVRLKTGQTLKAPVVISNASLWDTYSHLLQPEDLPPSFCKTALSTPAVDSFMHLHLGIRAEALENLTGHHVVVHDGHKDITVPGNTCMISIPSVWDATLAPFGHHVIHAYTLEPFTGWERNNGYEQKKQEKAQTLYRALERIIPDIRERVVLELIGTPLTHAHYLRRDRGTYGPAIEAGKGMFPGTQTPIQGLYRVGDSTMPGIGVPAVAASGILCANTLVQPRQTEELLKVL from the coding sequence ATGGAAAATATCGATGTCATAGTCATTGGAAGTGGTATTGGCGGGTTAACTGCTGCTGCATTACTTGCTCGTTATGGTAAGCGGGTTGTTGTTTGTGAAAGCCATACAGTTCCAGGAGGCGCTGCACATAGCTTTAAAAGACGGGGGTTTGAATTTGATTCTGGTCCTTCATTCTATTGTGGTCTGACTGGTGCCAAGAGTTTAAATCCTGTAAAACAGGTTTTAGATGCTCTAGGCGAATCTTTACAAACTGTAGCTTATGACCCCCTTGGTCATTATCACTTGCCAAATATTTCTTTTCCCGTTTACAGTAATGCGGAACGTTATTGTGAAGAAATAGCTAAAAGAACACCCCAAGGTGCTAGGGAGTGGAAGCAATTTGCAGACCGCTTGTTACCTCTGTACGAAGCGATGAAGGATATTCCTTCTTTGGTTTTGAGGGCTGATTGGCAGTTAGTGCTTGTGTTGATTGGGCGGTACTTACCATCTTTATTCAAGATGTTACCTAACTTGCCACTTGTGCAATCTTCTGCAGGTAGTGTGATGGATGCAACAGTAAAAGATCCTTGGGTAAGGCAGCTGATTGATTTGGAATGTTTTCTGTTATCTGGTTTAAAAGCACATGGCACTATTGCCCCTGAAGTAGCTTTTATGTTGGGTGAACGTTCCCGTACTCATGTGGAGTATCCCACAGGTGGAAGTGACGCAATTGTCAAGGCTTTGGTTCGGGGACTGGAACGTTGGGGCGGTGAATTATTATTGGGTCATCACGTTGAGCAAATTCTTGTAGAGACGTTTCATGGTAAGACGCGAGATGACAAGACGCATGATAAGGCGCAACAAGATAAGACGCGCCATGGCGCGTCTCTACATAGGGTTACTGGTGTGCGCCTGAAAACCGGTCAAACACTAAAAGCACCTGTGGTTATTTCCAATGCTAGTCTTTGGGATACGTACTCTCATCTGCTGCAACCTGAAGATTTGCCTCCATCTTTCTGCAAAACAGCTTTAAGTACACCTGCTGTTGACAGTTTTATGCACTTGCATTTAGGCATTCGTGCTGAGGCTTTAGAAAATTTAACAGGGCATCATGTAGTTGTTCATGATGGTCATAAAGATATCACAGTACCCGGAAATACTTGTATGATATCTATTCCTAGCGTTTGGGATGCAACGTTAGCGCCATTCGGTCATCACGTGATTCACGCCTATACTTTGGAACCTTTTACTGGGTGGGAACGGAATAATGGTTACGAACAGAAGAAGCAGGAAAAAGCCCAAACTTTATATCGAGCCTTAGAACGAATTATCCCAGATATTAGGGAACGTGTGGTGTTAGAACTCATCGGTACACCTTTAACTCACGCTCATTATTTGCGAAGGGATCGCGGAACTTACGGTCCTGCAATTGAGGCAGGTAAGGGGATGTTTCCAGGAACACAAACACCAATACAGGGTTTGTACCGTGTAGGTGATAGCACTATGCCTGGAATTGGTGTACCAGCTGTAGCTGCTTCTGGTATTCTGTGCGCGAATACACTGGTTCAGCCACGACAGACAGAAGAGTTATTGAAAGTTTTATAG
- a CDS encoding dihydroorotase: protein MTSELLQQVRVIDPVSGIDRITDVLINDGLIRFVAENISDLPNDTHINNCQGLVLGPGLVDLYSHSGEPGFEERESLLSLMQAASAGGFTRINILPDTSPSVDDPSVVAQLLQKSKKHRDISPVPHFPLPLVHVWGAITEKVTGKQMTELADLAAAGVVGFTDGQPWENFALVRRVLEYLQPLGKPVAFYCCDPELKGNGVVREGLDAIRLGLPFIPASAEASAIAALLELASPIGVPIHIMRVSTARSVELITSAKASGVPVTASTTWMHLLLDTKAVKSYDPSLRLEPPLGNSQDLAALRQGVKTGALDAIAIDHSPYTYEEKTVAFAEAPPGAIGFELALPFLWQYLVESGEWTAVELWRALSTRPAECLQQKPSAIAPGQQVEMILFDPQESWKVEKKNLYTLSTNTPWLGQQIQGRVIRTVTSDQ from the coding sequence ATGACAAGCGAACTGCTACAACAAGTAAGGGTTATTGACCCGGTTTCTGGGATTGACCGCATTACTGATGTGCTCATTAACGATGGCTTAATTAGGTTTGTTGCTGAGAACATTTCTGATTTGCCAAATGATACCCACATCAACAATTGTCAGGGTTTAGTTCTGGGACCGGGATTGGTGGATTTATACAGTCACTCTGGGGAACCTGGGTTTGAAGAACGGGAAAGTCTCCTTTCTCTCATGCAAGCTGCCTCTGCTGGAGGTTTTACAAGAATTAATATATTACCTGATACATCCCCATCTGTTGATGACCCCTCTGTTGTTGCACAGTTGTTGCAGAAAAGCAAAAAACACAGAGATATTTCCCCTGTTCCTCACTTCCCCCTTCCTCTCGTTCACGTTTGGGGTGCAATTACTGAGAAAGTGACTGGCAAGCAAATGACCGAATTGGCAGATTTAGCCGCCGCAGGAGTGGTTGGTTTTACTGATGGTCAGCCTTGGGAAAATTTTGCATTGGTGCGGCGAGTGTTGGAATATCTCCAACCTTTAGGGAAGCCCGTGGCGTTTTACTGCTGCGATCCTGAGTTGAAGGGAAATGGGGTAGTACGGGAAGGTTTAGACGCTATCAGGTTGGGGTTGCCTTTTATACCTGCGAGTGCTGAAGCCTCTGCCATTGCTGCTTTACTGGAATTAGCTTCTCCCATAGGCGTACCAATACACATTATGCGTGTTTCTACTGCTCGTAGTGTTGAACTTATTACTTCAGCAAAAGCTAGTGGCGTGCCTGTGACTGCTAGTACAACTTGGATGCATCTTTTATTGGATACAAAAGCAGTGAAAAGTTACGATCCGAGCCTGCGTTTGGAACCACCTTTAGGAAATTCGCAAGATTTAGCGGCGTTGCGGCAAGGAGTAAAAACAGGTGCGCTCGATGCGATCGCTATTGACCACTCGCCCTACACTTATGAGGAAAAAACTGTTGCCTTTGCTGAAGCCCCACCAGGTGCAATTGGTTTTGAATTAGCATTACCTTTTCTATGGCAGTATCTAGTGGAAAGTGGGGAATGGACGGCTGTAGAATTGTGGAGAGCTTTAAGTACCCGTCCCGCAGAGTGCTTGCAACAAAAACCCAGTGCGATCGCACCAGGGCAACAAGTAGAAATGATTTTATTCGATCCCCAGGAAAGCTGGAAAGTTGAAAAGAAAAATCTTTACACGCTTTCAACTAATACGCCTTGGTTGGGTCAACAAATTCAAGGTCGTGTTATACGGACAGTGACCAGTGACCAGTGA
- a CDS encoding fasciclin domain-containing protein: MKTGYLNRCARKLTAIAGIIGVTTFFGVPAIAQGQTITPDNASPVPMDNSVPPTRGSQYPQSGSGTPGTNGATSGNLVELASTNQSFSTLAQAVEAAGLSNTLASGDYTVFAPTDEAFNNSLPQGAVEFLLRPENRTLLRQVLTYHVVPGEVTSNELATGSVTTLGGGVAVRVTPERVIVNDGSVVQPDIRANNGVIHAVNRVLLPQQLRQTIASRLETQQPNQAPQ; this comes from the coding sequence ATGAAGACTGGCTATCTAAATCGGTGCGCTCGGAAACTGACGGCGATCGCAGGTATTATTGGTGTAACGACCTTCTTTGGCGTTCCAGCGATCGCACAAGGTCAAACCATTACTCCCGACAACGCATCACCCGTGCCAATGGATAACTCCGTACCACCGACACGTGGTTCACAGTATCCTCAATCCGGTTCTGGCACACCTGGTACAAATGGTGCCACTTCTGGAAACTTGGTAGAACTTGCCTCAACAAATCAGTCCTTCAGCACTTTGGCACAAGCTGTAGAAGCAGCAGGATTGTCTAACACACTTGCTAGTGGTGACTATACCGTCTTTGCACCAACAGACGAAGCTTTCAACAATTCTTTACCTCAAGGGGCTGTAGAATTTTTGCTCAGACCTGAGAACAGAACTCTTTTACGCCAAGTTCTCACCTATCATGTTGTACCTGGCGAAGTAACTTCCAACGAATTAGCAACTGGATCAGTAACTACACTAGGGGGTGGGGTAGCAGTTCGCGTAACTCCCGAAAGAGTGATTGTAAATGATGGTAGTGTCGTGCAACCCGATATTCGTGCAAATAATGGAGTGATCCACGCAGTTAACCGCGTACTACTTCCTCAACAACTGCGGCAGACCATTGCTTCTCGCTTAGAGACACAGCAACCAAACCAAGCTCCTCAATAG
- the devC gene encoding ABC transporter permease DevC has translation MFSKWLRRTPLAWRQVIKEKNRLAIAVAGIAFADMLMFVQLGFQDALYDSATLPHRLLEADLVMTNPQFQTLFSVKTFSRERLYQTLGHEAVKSVSSIYIGSGQWKNPENRLNRAILIWGIEPDAPSLKLPEIKQNATQVKLLNQVLFDRASRPEYGDIASKLQKQGTLEAELNQQNIQVTGLFTIGSSFAADGNVITSDSTFLKLFPERQPNRIEVGLIQLKPGFDAAKVQAELTKELSGDVRILTPEGFAAVEKYYWESQGTIGFIFGLGVVVGFIVGIIIVYQILYSDVADHLPEYATLKAMGYSDGYLIGMLLQEALLLAVLGFIPGFVIAIALYQLTYVATLLPIAMTISRAITVFVLTVGMCGFSGTVAMRKLQSADPADIF, from the coding sequence ATGTTTAGCAAATGGTTACGCAGAACACCACTAGCGTGGCGACAGGTGATAAAAGAAAAAAACCGTTTGGCGATCGCAGTTGCAGGTATTGCCTTTGCAGATATGCTGATGTTCGTACAACTAGGGTTTCAAGATGCCCTCTACGATAGCGCGACACTACCCCATCGCTTGCTTGAAGCAGATTTAGTGATGACAAATCCCCAATTCCAAACTCTCTTCTCAGTGAAAACCTTTTCCAGAGAAAGACTTTATCAAACATTGGGTCATGAAGCAGTAAAATCAGTGAGTTCTATATATATAGGTTCGGGACAGTGGAAAAATCCTGAAAACCGTCTTAACCGGGCTATTCTCATCTGGGGAATTGAACCAGACGCCCCTAGCTTGAAGTTACCAGAAATCAAGCAAAATGCCACACAAGTAAAACTTTTGAATCAAGTGTTGTTTGACCGTGCATCGCGTCCGGAATATGGAGATATTGCTAGTAAGCTGCAAAAACAAGGAACCCTAGAAGCAGAATTGAACCAGCAGAATATTCAAGTGACAGGGTTATTTACCATTGGTTCATCTTTTGCTGCTGATGGCAATGTCATCACAAGCGATTCGACATTTTTAAAATTGTTTCCAGAGCGTCAACCCAATCGGATAGAAGTCGGCTTGATTCAGCTTAAACCAGGTTTTGATGCAGCTAAAGTACAAGCGGAGTTGACAAAAGAATTATCAGGAGATGTGAGAATTTTAACACCCGAAGGCTTTGCAGCAGTGGAAAAATACTATTGGGAAAGTCAAGGGACAATCGGATTTATTTTTGGGCTTGGTGTGGTTGTTGGATTTATTGTAGGAATCATCATTGTTTACCAGATTCTCTACAGCGATGTTGCCGACCATTTACCGGAATACGCAACACTAAAGGCGATGGGTTACAGCGATGGTTATCTAATCGGTATGTTGTTACAAGAAGCCTTGCTATTGGCAGTCTTAGGATTTATACCAGGATTTGTAATTGCGATCGCACTTTACCAATTGACGTATGTAGCAACATTGCTACCGATTGCCATGACAATAAGTCGAGCAATAACTGTATTTGTACTGACAGTAGGGATGTGTGGCTTTTCTGGGACAGTCGCAATGCGGAAACTGCAATCTGCCGATCCCGCAGATATTTTCTAG
- a CDS encoding ABC transporter ATP-binding protein produces the protein MTKPLIELKGISKSFGSNKVLDNVDLTIDRGDALGIIGPSGTGKSTILRVIAGLLSPDEGEIYIEGERRQGLIEDATDPVGIGMVFQQAALFDSLTVEENVGFLLYQHSKLSHQRVRELVAEKLEMVGLGGISNLYPAELSGGMRKRVSFARAIMSNPDSSKDTPEVLLYDEPTAGLDPIASTVIEDLIRHLQSTQGVCSTYAIVTHQESTIRRTADRLVFLYQGKVQWQGTVSELDKTDHPLIRQFMSGSVTGPIQVIG, from the coding sequence ATGACCAAACCATTGATTGAACTAAAAGGCATTTCTAAGTCTTTTGGTAGCAATAAAGTATTAGATAATGTAGATTTGACGATTGACCGAGGAGATGCACTGGGAATTATAGGTCCTAGCGGTACTGGTAAATCAACAATTCTACGAGTGATTGCTGGATTGCTTTCTCCTGATGAAGGAGAGATTTACATAGAAGGAGAACGGCGACAGGGTTTGATTGAAGATGCTACCGATCCAGTTGGTATCGGTATGGTATTTCAACAAGCAGCATTGTTTGATTCTTTGACAGTTGAGGAAAATGTGGGTTTTTTACTCTATCAACACTCAAAACTGTCTCATCAACGGGTTCGAGAACTGGTTGCTGAAAAATTAGAAATGGTTGGGTTGGGAGGAATAAGCAACCTTTATCCAGCCGAACTTTCTGGTGGTATGAGAAAACGGGTTAGTTTTGCTCGTGCTATCATGTCTAATCCCGATAGTTCCAAAGATACTCCAGAGGTTTTGCTATACGATGAACCAACAGCCGGACTCGATCCCATTGCTTCGACGGTGATAGAAGATTTAATCCGGCATTTGCAATCTACACAAGGAGTTTGTAGCACTTATGCTATCGTAACCCACCAAGAGAGCACTATTCGTCGCACGGCTGATAGATTGGTGTTTCTTTATCAAGGTAAAGTGCAATGGCAAGGTACCGTTAGTGAATTGGATAAAACAGACCATCCTTTGATTAGACAATTTATGAGCGGAAGCGTAACTGGACCAATTCAGGTTATCGGCTAG